GGTGATGGAGTTCGTCTCCAGCGGCGAAGGGCTTCAGCTCAGCCTTGCGTTCATGAAGATCAAGGATCCGAAGCTGCGCAAGCGCGTGCTCGATCTCGTCAAGCAGATGGCCGAGGAACCGCACGACTGACGTTCAGGGCTTCGTCGCGCGCGCGGCCTTTTCGGCGAGGCCCGATGTGCCTTCGCGCGCGGCCAGCGCGGCATACACGTCGTCCGGCGTGATGCCGCTCGCGGCCCACAGCACGAGCAGGTGATAGAGCACATCGGCCGATTCCGACGTGAGGGCCTTTTTATCCTTCGTCGCGGCCGCGATCACCGCTTCGACCGCTTCCTCGCCGAATTTCTTGGCGCATTTTGCAACGCCCTCGGTGAGAAGAGCCGCCGTATAGGACGTCGCCGGA
Above is a window of Rhizomicrobium sp. DNA encoding:
- a CDS encoding phosphoribosyl-ATP diphosphatase; amino-acid sequence: MASHPIDKLFATIASRKGGDPATSYTAALLTEGVAKCAKKFGEEAVEAVIAAATKDKKALTSESADVLYHLLVLWAASGITPDDVYAALAAREGTSGLAEKAARATKP